A region from the Halosolutus gelatinilyticus genome encodes:
- a CDS encoding NOG1 family protein, with the protein MIFEDLPTTPTSEELIDKAFSRAARAGRAKQGLEAQQSMLQTASNIISDNLENVVTAWPDFAYEDDVHPFYYELADAIVDVDRLRQSLSEVMWASRKAREINGEYQPKLRKTDVDTARKFRKQAFARLADIVEQIDDELLYINKSRNDLRDLPEINPDEPTIVVAGYPNVGKSSFVNDVTRARGETASYPFTTKGIGVGHFERDHIRYQIVDTPGLLDRPPEERNEIEAQAVSAIEHLGDCMLVMLDPSGECGYPLDSQLELRDSIATRFEGVPVMTVANKTDRRERWTADPDADYEMSVETGENVEAVLDAAVEAIDYEPELPFEG; encoded by the coding sequence ATGATTTTCGAAGACCTTCCGACGACGCCCACGTCGGAAGAGCTGATCGACAAGGCGTTCTCGCGGGCGGCGCGGGCCGGCAGGGCCAAGCAGGGCCTCGAGGCCCAGCAGTCGATGCTCCAGACGGCGTCGAACATCATCTCGGACAACTTAGAGAACGTAGTGACGGCGTGGCCGGACTTCGCGTACGAGGACGACGTCCACCCGTTCTACTACGAACTCGCCGACGCGATCGTCGACGTCGACAGGCTGCGTCAGAGCCTCTCGGAGGTGATGTGGGCCAGTCGCAAGGCCCGCGAGATCAACGGGGAGTACCAGCCGAAGCTGCGGAAGACGGACGTCGACACGGCACGGAAGTTCCGCAAGCAGGCGTTCGCGCGCCTCGCGGACATCGTCGAGCAGATCGACGACGAACTGCTCTACATCAATAAATCGCGCAACGACCTGCGCGACCTGCCGGAGATCAATCCCGACGAGCCGACGATCGTCGTCGCGGGCTACCCGAACGTCGGCAAGTCCTCGTTCGTCAACGACGTCACGCGGGCCCGCGGGGAGACCGCCTCCTACCCCTTCACGACGAAGGGGATCGGCGTCGGCCACTTCGAGCGCGATCACATCCGGTACCAGATCGTCGACACGCCCGGCCTGCTCGATCGACCGCCGGAGGAGCGCAACGAGATCGAAGCCCAGGCGGTCAGCGCGATCGAGCACCTCGGCGACTGCATGCTGGTGATGCTCGACCCAAGCGGCGAGTGCGGTTACCCGCTCGACTCCCAACTCGAACTTCGCGACTCGATCGCCACCCGGTTCGAGGGCGTGCCCGTCATGACCGTGGCGAACAAGACCGATCGGCGAGAGCGCTGGACGGCCGATCCCGACGCCGACTACGAGATGAGCGTCGAAACCGGCGAAAACGTCGAGGCGGTGCTCGACGCGGCCGTCGAGGCGATCGACTACGAACCCGAGTTGCCGTTCGAGGGGTGA
- a CDS encoding TIGR00341 family protein — MRLVQLTVPTGKRQTVLDALDDRGIDYVVTDEDGRRDYTAVVYFPLPSAAVEPVLDELHAAGIDEDAYTVVVDAETVVSRRFQELQEEYEEGDVESERISRQELQAEAESLTPTFGIFATMTVISAVVATAGLLLDSPAVVVGSMVIAPLIGPALGASVGSVIDDEELFRESLTYQAVGVVLAIAAAAIFAWIVKTTNIVPPGLNITSVDEISERLTPDLLSLAIALGAGVAGIVSIATGISVALVGVMIAAALIPPAAAAGVAIAWGQPTFAIGSTVLVLVNVLSVNLAGLLTLWYVGYRPESLFELDHTERRVRRRVAGLVVIVLVFSVFLAGITYSSWAVGNFEQDAREEVERVLAQEEYDEFQLLQINVVMGDDYPFREPQRVVVTIGGPPGERTPELAETLHNRINQHADEPVSLQVRYVEVVER, encoded by the coding sequence GTGCGGCTCGTTCAGTTGACGGTTCCGACGGGGAAGCGACAGACGGTCCTCGATGCGCTCGACGATCGAGGGATCGACTACGTCGTCACCGACGAGGACGGAAGGCGCGACTACACGGCGGTCGTCTACTTTCCGTTGCCGTCGGCGGCGGTCGAACCAGTCCTCGACGAACTCCACGCCGCCGGGATCGACGAGGACGCGTACACGGTCGTCGTGGACGCGGAGACGGTCGTCTCGCGGCGGTTCCAGGAGCTCCAGGAGGAGTACGAGGAGGGGGACGTCGAATCCGAGCGGATCTCGCGACAGGAACTCCAGGCCGAGGCCGAGTCGCTGACGCCGACGTTCGGCATCTTCGCGACGATGACGGTCATCAGCGCGGTCGTCGCGACCGCCGGGCTGTTGCTCGACTCGCCGGCGGTCGTCGTCGGCTCGATGGTGATCGCGCCGCTGATCGGCCCGGCGCTGGGCGCGAGCGTGGGCTCGGTGATCGACGACGAGGAGTTGTTCCGCGAGAGCCTCACCTACCAGGCCGTCGGCGTGGTGCTCGCAATCGCCGCGGCGGCGATCTTCGCGTGGATCGTCAAGACGACCAACATCGTCCCGCCTGGGCTCAACATCACGTCCGTCGACGAGATCTCCGAGCGTCTCACGCCGGATCTGCTGTCGCTCGCTATCGCGCTCGGGGCCGGCGTCGCCGGCATCGTGAGCATCGCGACGGGGATCTCGGTCGCGCTCGTCGGCGTGATGATCGCGGCGGCGTTGATCCCGCCCGCGGCCGCGGCGGGCGTCGCCATCGCGTGGGGACAGCCGACGTTCGCGATCGGGTCGACGGTGCTCGTGCTGGTCAACGTCCTCTCGGTCAACCTCGCGGGGCTGTTGACCCTGTGGTACGTCGGCTACCGCCCGGAGAGCCTGTTCGAACTCGACCACACGGAGCGCCGGGTTCGCAGGCGCGTCGCCGGTCTCGTCGTCATCGTGCTGGTGTTCTCGGTGTTCCTCGCGGGGATCACCTACTCCTCGTGGGCGGTCGGAAACTTCGAGCAGGACGCCCGCGAAGAGGTCGAACGCGTCCTGGCGCAGGAGGAGTACGACGAGTTCCAGTTGTTGCAGATCAACGTCGTCATGGGCGACGACTACCCGTTCCGCGAACCGCAACGGGTCGTCGTCACGATCGGTGGACCGCCGGGCGAGCGAACGCCGGAACTCGCCGAGACTCTCCACAATCGCATCAACCAGCACGCCGACGAGCCCGTCAGTCTCCAGGTCCGGTACGTCGAAGTGGTCGAGCGCTGA
- the engB gene encoding GTP-binding protein EngB — protein MFDTRPDRDAEVALVGRSNVGKSTLMRRLTGHTFDTGGKPGVTRKPNHYDWAPEDFVITDLPGFGFMSGVDEDYREEIKTNIVHYLEEYAEHILVGILVVDGKSVIDIIDRHSGPDSIPYDVEMFHFLQDLGAPTVVAVNKMDKVDDTDERLNELCDRLGLYPPWQQWRETIAPITAKQGRIEPLNEAVREHLHEQNRDDLFKFF, from the coding sequence ATGTTCGACACGCGCCCCGATCGGGACGCCGAAGTCGCCCTCGTCGGCCGCTCGAACGTGGGCAAGTCCACGCTCATGCGCCGGCTCACCGGCCACACGTTCGACACCGGCGGCAAACCCGGCGTCACCCGCAAACCGAACCACTACGACTGGGCGCCCGAGGACTTCGTCATCACCGATCTCCCCGGCTTCGGCTTCATGAGCGGCGTCGACGAGGACTACCGCGAGGAGATCAAGACGAACATCGTCCACTACCTCGAAGAGTACGCCGAGCACATCCTCGTCGGCATCCTCGTCGTCGACGGCAAGAGCGTGATCGACATCATCGATCGCCACTCCGGCCCCGATTCGATCCCCTACGACGTCGAGATGTTCCACTTCCTCCAGGATCTCGGCGCTCCGACCGTCGTCGCCGTCAACAAGATGGACAAGGTCGACGACACCGACGAGCGCCTGAACGAGCTCTGCGATCGCCTCGGCCTCTACCCGCCCTGGCAGCAGTGGCGGGAGACGATCGCCCCGATCACCGCCAAGCAGGGGCGGATCGAACCCCTGAACGAGGCCGTCCGCGAACACCTCCACGAGCAGAACCGGGACGATCTGTTCAAGTTCTTCTAA
- a CDS encoding GNAT family N-acetyltransferase, whose translation MSAVRVRSATLDDVASIADVHQAAILELGSEVYDEEQVRAWIANVHPERYPIDDRENGIHIVVAEREADDRVVGFGWLDRDSSDRPESTGEVVAVYVHPEHTREGVGSTVLDRLEAVARDEGLEELVLAASKNAIDFYRRRGYEADETVALDMTDEVSLEALRMRKRLASE comes from the coding sequence GTGAGCGCGGTCCGCGTCCGATCGGCGACCCTCGACGACGTCGCGTCCATCGCGGACGTTCACCAGGCCGCGATTCTCGAACTCGGCAGCGAGGTCTACGACGAGGAGCAGGTTCGGGCGTGGATCGCGAACGTCCATCCAGAACGATATCCGATCGACGATCGAGAGAACGGCATCCACATCGTCGTCGCCGAACGCGAGGCGGACGACCGAGTCGTCGGCTTCGGCTGGCTCGATCGCGATTCGAGCGATCGCCCCGAATCCACCGGCGAGGTCGTGGCCGTTTACGTCCATCCCGAGCACACCCGTGAAGGCGTCGGCAGCACCGTTCTCGATCGCCTCGAAGCCGTCGCCCGCGACGAGGGCCTCGAAGAACTCGTCCTCGCTGCGTCGAAGAACGCGATCGACTTCTACCGGAGACGGGGATACGAAGCGGACGAGACGGTGGCCCTCGACATGACCGACGAGGTCTCGCTCGAAGCGCTCCGGATGCGAAAACGGTTGGCGTCGGAGTGA
- the ddh gene encoding D-2-hydroxyacid dehydrogenase: MTLDLDRVGVHDSVAQVFPPEELVDYLSDLPVEVAAVGDDAIDTCDGIVTFEHRDAFLDLDWVHSVQAGVDRFPFDEFEAEGVVLTNSTGIHDRTVGETVAGYLLMFARRLHEHVANQRDRRWEPPAWNDAFTLPGTSACVVGTGTLGSGVAETLGGLGVRIMGVRRTPDPVPGFDEIYASGDLHEVIADADFVIVTLPLTDETHHRFGAEEFDAMREDAYFVNVGRGPIVDESALIDALESDSIAGAALDVFEEEPLPEKSPLWDADEVIVTPHCAAFTRDYFRDVGDLVRDNVARLADDEGFRNRVV, from the coding sequence ATGACACTCGACCTCGATCGAGTCGGCGTCCACGACTCCGTCGCACAAGTGTTTCCGCCCGAAGAACTCGTCGATTACCTGTCCGATCTTCCCGTTGAGGTCGCGGCCGTCGGCGACGACGCGATCGACACCTGCGACGGTATCGTCACCTTCGAGCACCGGGACGCCTTCCTGGATCTCGACTGGGTGCACTCGGTTCAGGCGGGCGTCGATCGGTTCCCGTTCGACGAGTTCGAGGCCGAGGGCGTGGTGCTGACGAACAGCACGGGGATCCACGATCGGACGGTCGGCGAGACGGTCGCGGGCTACCTGCTCATGTTCGCCCGGCGACTCCACGAGCACGTCGCGAACCAGCGGGATCGCCGGTGGGAGCCGCCGGCGTGGAACGACGCGTTCACGCTCCCGGGAACGTCCGCGTGCGTCGTGGGGACCGGGACGCTCGGAAGCGGCGTCGCGGAGACGCTCGGCGGTCTCGGCGTTCGCATCATGGGGGTTCGCCGCACTCCGGATCCCGTGCCCGGTTTCGATGAGATCTACGCGAGCGGCGACCTGCACGAGGTGATCGCCGACGCCGACTTCGTGATCGTGACGCTGCCGCTGACCGACGAGACCCACCATCGCTTCGGTGCCGAAGAGTTCGACGCGATGCGCGAGGACGCGTACTTCGTCAACGTCGGCCGCGGTCCGATCGTCGACGAATCGGCGCTGATCGACGCCCTCGAGTCGGACTCGATCGCCGGCGCTGCGCTGGACGTCTTCGAGGAGGAACCGCTTCCAGAGAAGTCGCCGCTGTGGGACGCGGACGAGGTGATCGTCACGCCCCACTGCGCGGCCTTCACGCGGGACTACTTCCGCGACGTCGGGGACCTCGTCCGCGACAACGTCGCTCGACTCGCCGACGACGAGGGGTTCCGAAACCGGGTGGTCTGA
- a CDS encoding NUDIX domain-containing protein yields MSDEPGPNADEDDADGDHDEGGAAHVVTAFLRNRGEVLLLRRSDAVGTYRGLWGGVSGFAEGAPDEQVWIEIREETGLEADDVSLVRSGRPVEFADPDLDREWAVHPYLFDCERREVDLSDEHDTFEWVPPSAMLDPDDDREAIPELWTAYERVAPTVRSIAADDEHGAAYLSIRALEVLRDRAGLLVDERSEFGTDPQGERDELAELARRLLEARPSMAVLRNRMNRAMSEADRSAGDDTAGAPAVLDSALAGIDRALTADKDAASAAADRIEGSVATLSRSGTVLDALREGEPSRVYVAESRPAGEGVDVAEELSRDCSVTLHTDAAAAHVLAREEIERVVVGADTVLPDGSVVNKTGTRGLAIAANREGIPVSIVATADKVSSREEVNLESGDRSAVYDGDASIDVLNPTFDVTPADCVTEFATERGALDAAEIGAVAEELRELETWRSNGEATDANPSTR; encoded by the coding sequence ATGAGCGACGAACCGGGACCGAACGCGGACGAAGACGACGCGGACGGCGATCACGACGAGGGCGGTGCGGCCCACGTCGTCACCGCCTTCCTCCGCAACCGCGGCGAGGTGCTCCTGTTGCGCCGCAGCGACGCCGTCGGCACCTACCGGGGCCTGTGGGGCGGCGTCTCCGGCTTCGCGGAGGGCGCCCCCGACGAACAGGTTTGGATCGAAATTCGAGAGGAGACGGGCCTCGAGGCCGACGACGTCTCGCTCGTTCGATCGGGCCGGCCGGTCGAGTTCGCGGACCCGGATCTCGATCGGGAGTGGGCCGTCCACCCGTACCTGTTCGACTGCGAGCGTCGGGAGGTCGATCTCAGCGACGAGCACGATACGTTCGAGTGGGTCCCGCCGAGCGCGATGCTCGACCCCGACGACGATCGGGAGGCGATCCCCGAACTGTGGACGGCCTACGAGCGGGTGGCGCCGACGGTTCGGTCGATCGCGGCCGACGACGAACACGGCGCCGCCTACCTCTCGATCCGGGCGCTCGAAGTCCTCCGCGATCGGGCCGGTCTGCTGGTCGACGAGCGATCGGAGTTCGGCACCGATCCCCAGGGCGAACGGGACGAGCTCGCGGAACTCGCCCGCCGGCTGCTCGAAGCCCGGCCGTCTATGGCCGTGCTCCGCAACCGGATGAACCGCGCGATGTCGGAGGCGGACCGAAGCGCCGGCGACGATACCGCCGGCGCGCCCGCCGTCCTCGACTCGGCGCTTGCGGGCATCGATCGCGCGCTCACGGCCGACAAGGACGCGGCGAGCGCCGCGGCCGATCGGATCGAGGGGAGCGTCGCGACGCTCTCGCGATCGGGAACGGTCCTCGACGCGCTCCGGGAGGGCGAGCCATCGCGGGTGTACGTCGCCGAATCCCGGCCCGCCGGCGAGGGGGTCGACGTGGCCGAGGAACTCTCGCGCGACTGTTCCGTCACGCTCCACACCGACGCGGCCGCGGCGCACGTCCTCGCGCGCGAGGAGATCGAACGGGTCGTCGTCGGCGCCGACACCGTCCTCCCGGACGGCTCCGTGGTGAACAAGACGGGCACCCGAGGGCTGGCGATCGCGGCCAATCGGGAGGGGATTCCGGTCTCCATCGTCGCCACCGCGGACAAGGTCTCGAGCCGCGAGGAGGTGAACCTGGAATCGGGCGATCGATCGGCGGTCTACGACGGCGACGCGTCGATCGACGTGTTGAACCCGACGTTCGACGTGACGCCCGCGGACTGCGTGACCGAGTTCGCGACCGAACGCGGCGCGCTCGACGCCGCGGAGATCGGGGCGGTCGCCGAGGAGTTGCGGGAACTCGAGACGTGGCGGTCGAACGGTGAAGCGACAGACGCAAACCCGTCGACCCGCTAA
- a CDS encoding ribbon-helix-helix protein, CopG family — protein sequence MTQRVTVSLDGDSTAALERLLVETDKSQSEVVRRALTFYAANFEAADGRPSDNLEQYYQMLTSGEHVLLDVDFLHAFLEHAYEGGDPDPEFVAAADRVSDYHAREYATRFEEVGELLEWLSFCGFLEVRCEETDVHHIVFPSEPIQWFMTRFIERSTVDMPTDIEIDRGVSKVIVTERRTD from the coding sequence ATGACTCAACGCGTCACGGTTTCGCTCGACGGCGATTCCACGGCTGCACTCGAACGGTTACTGGTCGAGACGGACAAGAGCCAAAGCGAGGTCGTTCGCCGTGCACTCACCTTCTACGCGGCGAACTTCGAGGCCGCGGACGGCCGGCCGAGCGACAACTTAGAACAGTACTACCAGATGCTCACCTCCGGCGAGCACGTCCTCCTCGACGTGGACTTCCTGCACGCCTTTTTGGAGCACGCCTACGAGGGCGGCGATCCCGATCCGGAATTCGTCGCGGCCGCCGATCGCGTCTCGGATTACCACGCCCGCGAGTACGCGACGCGGTTCGAGGAGGTGGGCGAACTGCTCGAGTGGCTCTCGTTCTGTGGCTTCCTCGAGGTCCGTTGCGAGGAAACTGACGTCCACCACATCGTCTTCCCCTCGGAGCCGATCCAGTGGTTCATGACGCGATTCATCGAGCGGAGCACCGTCGACATGCCCACCGACATCGAGATCGATCGGGGCGTCTCGAAGGTCATCGTCACCGAGCGACGAACCGACTGA